The window GAGAAGTGCGTGATAGAATTCATTCATGAGAAAGAACCCAATCATTGTTGGTAATTGGAAGATGAATCCTCAAACTATAAAAGAGGCACAAAATCTTTTTTTAAAGATTGCAAAAGGTGCTCTACAACAAAAAAAAGTAACTACTATTATTTGTCCATCATATATTCACTTAGGACTCTTTGCTCAAAATAAAAACAAAAAGACAGTTCTTCTCGGCGCCCAAAATTTTTTTTATGAAGAAAAAGGATCTTTTACCGGTGAAGTTTCACTCGGCATGATAGTTGATGCAGGTGCTCGATATGCCATCATTGGTCTTTCAGAACGTCGAAAGATCGGAGAAACAGATAGCATTATTAATAAAAAAATTCTTGCAGCACTCTCTCAAAAGATTACTCCTATTATTTGTATTGGAGAAAAAGATCGTGA of the Candidatus Babeliales bacterium genome contains:
- a CDS encoding triose-phosphate isomerase → MRKNPIIVGNWKMNPQTIKEAQNLFLKIAKGALQQKKVTTIICPSYIHLGLFAQNKNKKTVLLGAQNFFYEEKGSFTGEVSLGMIVDAGARYAIIGLSERRKIGETDSIINKKILAALSQKITPIICIGEKDRDEEGNYYGFLKQQLEEDLQGVSRQNISKVIIAYEPIWAIGSSMAMDAHDIHGMTIFIKKTIMEMFRTKTPIEIPILYGGA